The following proteins come from a genomic window of Salvia hispanica cultivar TCC Black 2014 chromosome 4, UniMelb_Shisp_WGS_1.0, whole genome shotgun sequence:
- the LOC125219843 gene encoding uncharacterized protein LOC125219843, whose product MAQPQQQEEGWPLGLQPLNVRVGLERNRDLNASLSFNTLLTSSPISSDDFSSDLDTQSTGSFFHDKSITLGSLIGISSILELSRRSRRGRAPDQAARSKKTRTWFLSLCSRLSTDAVSMSNAPSLAHLLQAERTAAAAQGVDDFSQISNHNPLFVGGHVAPPRPPSPFARDLLSHDHAPPLLLSCLCAHSSSN is encoded by the exons ATGGCTCAACCTCAACAACAG GAAGAAGGGTGGCCGCTGGGGCTGCAGCCGCTGAACGTGAGAGTTGGGCTGGAGAGGAACCGTGATCTCAATGCCTCTCTCTCCTTCAACACTTTGCTCACCTCTTCCCCTATCTCCTCCGATGATTTCTCTTCTGATCTTGACACTCAG TCAACAGGTTCATTCTTTCATGACAAGAGCATCACTCTAGGGAGCCTGATTGGGATCTCGAGCATCCTAGAGCTGTCGCGGAGATCAAGGCGGGGGCGAGCTCCCGACCAGGCCGCGAGGAGCAAGAAGACGCGGACATGGTTCCTGTCGCTGTGCTCGAGGCTGAGTACCGATGCAGTGAGCATGAGCAACGCACCGTCCCTCGCCCACCTGCTCCAAGCAGAGAGgactgctgctgctgctcaAGGAGTCGATGATTTCTCGCAAATCTCCAATCACAACCCCTTGTTCGTAGGCGGGCACGTTGCTCCTCCTCGACCGCCCTCGCCCTTCGCTAGGGACTTGCTATCGCACGATCATGCCCCTCCCTTACTTCTCTCGTGTTTATGCGCTCATTCATCATCAAATTGA
- the LOC125185514 gene encoding uncharacterized protein LOC125185514 — translation MSSTTAYAFDDRDLDDAALWAIIDSAAAASLSSAKTSPRPNAKPLTPIAFPLNSPQPQFDSPSRNDRHNLDGEVVQNHRPHKIPRTTSTSRSTPQQLMVVKHVNRSPITPPAYNADSTEMRNLAVTEFHSPNASSLSCDKPEPRHCLAGQFPTVSLFKEYQNAAMAILEKSDYTMISGNTYIKKSGWRKISFYFNLSFEIKDKTIEFDDNRNVQRAEFVVRAYMQGGRFSDGWGSCERREKKFSKPNHDIPSTAETRAKNRACQDLLGIGEYRPGARHT, via the exons ATGAGCTCTACGACGGCCTACGCCTTCGACGATCGAGACCTAGACGATGCGGCTTTATGGGCAATCATTgactccgccgccgccgcttcaCTTTCCTCCGCCAAAACCTCCCCGAGACCTAACGCCAAACCTCTCACCCCCATTGCCTTCCCCCTCAACTCTCCGCAACCGCAATTCGACAGCCCAAGTCGGAATGATCGCCACAATCTCGACGGCGAGGTGGTACAGAATCACCGCCCGCACAAAATTCCGAGAACAACTAGCACGTCGCGTTCCACTCCTCAGCAGCTCATGGTGGTGAAGCACGTGAATCGCTCGCCAATCACTCCTCCGGCGTACAATGCCGACTCCACGGAGATGAGAAATCTCGCGGTGACGGAATTTCATAGTCCTAATGCGTCGTCTCTGAGCTGTGACAAGCCGGAGCCCAGGCATTGTTTGGCCGGTCAGTTTCCGACTGTTTCGCTGTTCAAGGAGTACCAAAATGCTGCTATGGCG ATATTGGAGAAAAGTGACTATACCATGATATCAGGAAATACTTATATTAAGAAGTCAG GTTGGAGGAAGATATCTTTCTACTTCAATCTCTCTTTTGAAATTAAAGACAAGACCATTGAGTTTGATGACAACCGCAATGTTCAGCGTGCTGAGTTTGTTGTTCGGGCTTACATGCA AGGTGGAAGATTCTCAGACGGATGGGGTTCCTGTGAACGACGTGAGAAGAAGTTCTCAAAACCAAATCATGATATTCCTAGCACAGCAGAAACAAGAGCCAAAAACAGGGCATGCCAG GACTTGCTTGGTATTGGTGAGTACCGGCCAGGTGCCAGGCATACTTAG
- the LOC125218274 gene encoding putative E3 ubiquitin-protein ligase XBAT31 isoform X3: protein MGQGLSCRELEDTELFNAVQNGDIDTVEALAAEAPNLLTIRTLHGRLSALHVAAANGHLEVLSMLLDRFGNPDILNRHKQTPLMLAAIHGKFSCVERLIQAGANVLLFDTLHGRTCLHYAAYYGHSDCLQLILSAANSTPVSQSWGFSRFVNVRDGSGATPLHLAARQKRTDCVHILLSSGALVCASTGGYSTPLHLAARGGSLDCVRELLARGADRLQRDSSGRIPYMVAVKHKHDACAALLNPLAPEPLTWPSPLKFISELNPDAKSLLEKALIEANKKREKAILTETPCTTPQLPYSGGVDDESEGGDAELCCICFEQVCTIEVQNCSHEMCAHCILALCCHSKPNSSSKIPVCPFCRSTITRLAVAKTKVDTKTELEPAPAKPRTRISLNLGEGSSSFKSLSSLSSFGRLGRSSGKVVAECDHEMVKA from the exons ATGGGGCAGGGACTCAGCTGCAGGGAGCTCGAGGACACTGAGCTGTTCAACGCAGTTCAGAACGGAGACATTGACACTGTCGAAGCGCTGGCCGCGGAAGCCCCAAATCTCTTGACGATCAGAACCCTTCACGGCCGGCTCTCCGCGCTCCACGTGGCAGCTGCCAATGGCCACCTCGAG GTTCTTTCTATGCTTTTAGATCGCTTCGGGAATCCAGATATCTTGAATCGCCACAAACAG ACTCCATTGATGTTAGCTGCGATTCATGGCAAGTTCTCCTGCGTGGAAAGGCTTATTCAAGCAGGAGCTAAT GTATTATTGTTTGATACATTACATGGGAGAACATGTTTGCATTATGCAGCTTATTATGGTCACTCAGATTGCCTCCAATTGATTCTTTCTGCTGCCAACTCCACCCCAGTTTCTCAATCTTG GGGATTTTCAAGATTTGTTAATGTGAGAGACGGCAGTGGTGCAACCCCATTGCATTTAGCTGCCCGGCAAAAGCGCACAGATTGTGTTCACATTCTACTAAGCAGTGGAGCTCTCGTCTGTGCTTCTACCGGTGGATATAG CACGCCTCTGCATCTGGCTGCTCGCGGAGGCTCATTGGACTGTGTTCGTGAATTGCTTGCCCGCGGTGCTGATAGACTTCAAAGAGATTCATCCGG GAGAATACCTTACATGGTTGCTGTCAAGCACAAACATGACGCGTGTGCTGCTTTGTTGAACCCTTTGGCACCAGAGCCTCTAACTTGGCCATCACCGTTGAAGTTCATTAGTGAGCTCAATCCTGATGCAAAATCCTTGCTAGAGAAAGCCCTGATCGAAGCCaacaaaaagagagaaaaggccATCTTGACGGAAACACCTTGTACTACTCCACAACTCCCATATTCCGGTGGAGTTGACGATGAATCTGAG GGTGGAGATGCGGAGCTATGCTGCATTTGCTTCGAGCAGGTGTGTACAATCGAGGTGCAAAACTGCAGTCATGAAATGTGTGCTCATTGCATTCTAGCCCTTTGCTGTCACAGCAAACCCAATTCCTCTTCCAAGATTCCAGTCTGCCCCTTCTGCCGAAGCACCATCACTCGACTAGCTGTTGCCAAGACCAAAGTCGACACCAAAACAGAGTTGGAGCCGGCTCCTGCAAAGCCAAGAACAAGAATATCACTTAATCTTGGTGAAGGGAGCAGCAGCTTCAAGAGCTTGTCGTCACTCAGCTCGTTTGGGAGGTTAGGGCGCAGCTCCGGGAAGGTCGTTGCAGAGTGCGACCACGAGATGGTTAAGGCGTGA
- the LOC125218274 gene encoding putative E3 ubiquitin-protein ligase XBAT31 isoform X1, whose translation MGQGLSCRELEDTELFNAVQNGDIDTVEALAAEAPNLLTIRTLHGRLSALHVAAANGHLEVLSMLLDRFGNPDILNRHKQTPLMLAAIHGKFSCVERLIQAGANVLLFDTLHGRTCLHYAAYYGHSDCLQLILSAANSTPVSQSWGFSRFVNVRDGSGATPLHLAARQKRTDCVHILLSSGALVCASTGGYSCSYPGSTPLHLAARGGSLDCVRELLARGADRLQRDSSGRIPYMVAVKHKHDACAALLNPLAPEPLTWPSPLKFISELNPDAKSLLEKALIEANKKREKAILTETPCTTPQLPYSGGVDDESEGGDAELCCICFEQVCTIEVQNCSHEMCAHCILALCCHSKPNSSSKIPVCPFCRSTITRLAVAKTKVDTKTELEPAPAKPRTRISLNLGEGSSSFKSLSSLSSFGRLGRSSGKVVAECDHEMVKA comes from the exons ATGGGGCAGGGACTCAGCTGCAGGGAGCTCGAGGACACTGAGCTGTTCAACGCAGTTCAGAACGGAGACATTGACACTGTCGAAGCGCTGGCCGCGGAAGCCCCAAATCTCTTGACGATCAGAACCCTTCACGGCCGGCTCTCCGCGCTCCACGTGGCAGCTGCCAATGGCCACCTCGAG GTTCTTTCTATGCTTTTAGATCGCTTCGGGAATCCAGATATCTTGAATCGCCACAAACAG ACTCCATTGATGTTAGCTGCGATTCATGGCAAGTTCTCCTGCGTGGAAAGGCTTATTCAAGCAGGAGCTAAT GTATTATTGTTTGATACATTACATGGGAGAACATGTTTGCATTATGCAGCTTATTATGGTCACTCAGATTGCCTCCAATTGATTCTTTCTGCTGCCAACTCCACCCCAGTTTCTCAATCTTG GGGATTTTCAAGATTTGTTAATGTGAGAGACGGCAGTGGTGCAACCCCATTGCATTTAGCTGCCCGGCAAAAGCGCACAGATTGTGTTCACATTCTACTAAGCAGTGGAGCTCTCGTCTGTGCTTCTACCGGTGGATATAG TTGCAGCTATCCTGGTAGCACGCCTCTGCATCTGGCTGCTCGCGGAGGCTCATTGGACTGTGTTCGTGAATTGCTTGCCCGCGGTGCTGATAGACTTCAAAGAGATTCATCCGG GAGAATACCTTACATGGTTGCTGTCAAGCACAAACATGACGCGTGTGCTGCTTTGTTGAACCCTTTGGCACCAGAGCCTCTAACTTGGCCATCACCGTTGAAGTTCATTAGTGAGCTCAATCCTGATGCAAAATCCTTGCTAGAGAAAGCCCTGATCGAAGCCaacaaaaagagagaaaaggccATCTTGACGGAAACACCTTGTACTACTCCACAACTCCCATATTCCGGTGGAGTTGACGATGAATCTGAG GGTGGAGATGCGGAGCTATGCTGCATTTGCTTCGAGCAGGTGTGTACAATCGAGGTGCAAAACTGCAGTCATGAAATGTGTGCTCATTGCATTCTAGCCCTTTGCTGTCACAGCAAACCCAATTCCTCTTCCAAGATTCCAGTCTGCCCCTTCTGCCGAAGCACCATCACTCGACTAGCTGTTGCCAAGACCAAAGTCGACACCAAAACAGAGTTGGAGCCGGCTCCTGCAAAGCCAAGAACAAGAATATCACTTAATCTTGGTGAAGGGAGCAGCAGCTTCAAGAGCTTGTCGTCACTCAGCTCGTTTGGGAGGTTAGGGCGCAGCTCCGGGAAGGTCGTTGCAGAGTGCGACCACGAGATGGTTAAGGCGTGA
- the LOC125218274 gene encoding putative E3 ubiquitin-protein ligase XBAT31 isoform X2 → MGQGLSCRELEDTELFNAVQNGDIDTVEALAAEAPNLLTIRTLHGRLSALHVAAANGHLEVLSMLLDRFGNPDILNRHKQTPLMLAAIHGKFSCVERLIQAGANVLLFDTLHGRTCLHYAAYYGHSDCLQLILSAANSTPVSQSWGFSRFVNVRDGSGATPLHLAARQKRTDCVHILLSSGALVCASTGGYSYPGSTPLHLAARGGSLDCVRELLARGADRLQRDSSGRIPYMVAVKHKHDACAALLNPLAPEPLTWPSPLKFISELNPDAKSLLEKALIEANKKREKAILTETPCTTPQLPYSGGVDDESEGGDAELCCICFEQVCTIEVQNCSHEMCAHCILALCCHSKPNSSSKIPVCPFCRSTITRLAVAKTKVDTKTELEPAPAKPRTRISLNLGEGSSSFKSLSSLSSFGRLGRSSGKVVAECDHEMVKA, encoded by the exons ATGGGGCAGGGACTCAGCTGCAGGGAGCTCGAGGACACTGAGCTGTTCAACGCAGTTCAGAACGGAGACATTGACACTGTCGAAGCGCTGGCCGCGGAAGCCCCAAATCTCTTGACGATCAGAACCCTTCACGGCCGGCTCTCCGCGCTCCACGTGGCAGCTGCCAATGGCCACCTCGAG GTTCTTTCTATGCTTTTAGATCGCTTCGGGAATCCAGATATCTTGAATCGCCACAAACAG ACTCCATTGATGTTAGCTGCGATTCATGGCAAGTTCTCCTGCGTGGAAAGGCTTATTCAAGCAGGAGCTAAT GTATTATTGTTTGATACATTACATGGGAGAACATGTTTGCATTATGCAGCTTATTATGGTCACTCAGATTGCCTCCAATTGATTCTTTCTGCTGCCAACTCCACCCCAGTTTCTCAATCTTG GGGATTTTCAAGATTTGTTAATGTGAGAGACGGCAGTGGTGCAACCCCATTGCATTTAGCTGCCCGGCAAAAGCGCACAGATTGTGTTCACATTCTACTAAGCAGTGGAGCTCTCGTCTGTGCTTCTACCGGTGGATATAG CTATCCTGGTAGCACGCCTCTGCATCTGGCTGCTCGCGGAGGCTCATTGGACTGTGTTCGTGAATTGCTTGCCCGCGGTGCTGATAGACTTCAAAGAGATTCATCCGG GAGAATACCTTACATGGTTGCTGTCAAGCACAAACATGACGCGTGTGCTGCTTTGTTGAACCCTTTGGCACCAGAGCCTCTAACTTGGCCATCACCGTTGAAGTTCATTAGTGAGCTCAATCCTGATGCAAAATCCTTGCTAGAGAAAGCCCTGATCGAAGCCaacaaaaagagagaaaaggccATCTTGACGGAAACACCTTGTACTACTCCACAACTCCCATATTCCGGTGGAGTTGACGATGAATCTGAG GGTGGAGATGCGGAGCTATGCTGCATTTGCTTCGAGCAGGTGTGTACAATCGAGGTGCAAAACTGCAGTCATGAAATGTGTGCTCATTGCATTCTAGCCCTTTGCTGTCACAGCAAACCCAATTCCTCTTCCAAGATTCCAGTCTGCCCCTTCTGCCGAAGCACCATCACTCGACTAGCTGTTGCCAAGACCAAAGTCGACACCAAAACAGAGTTGGAGCCGGCTCCTGCAAAGCCAAGAACAAGAATATCACTTAATCTTGGTGAAGGGAGCAGCAGCTTCAAGAGCTTGTCGTCACTCAGCTCGTTTGGGAGGTTAGGGCGCAGCTCCGGGAAGGTCGTTGCAGAGTGCGACCACGAGATGGTTAAGGCGTGA